The Oreochromis niloticus isolate F11D_XX linkage group LG13, O_niloticus_UMD_NMBU, whole genome shotgun sequence genome has a window encoding:
- the lrit2 gene encoding leucine-rich repeat, immunoglobulin-like domain and transmembrane domain-containing protein 2 isoform X2, which produces MDIICYLLVIVLINIQACETFSQCLRGCSCVEDRHGRSLICMEESAFGAIPQDLPHELTKIRIEKSQFTEIPRGAFSKTLTLENLWLNFNEITLINSKGLEGLRNLTELRLQGNKLRSVPWTAFEDTPALKILDLKHNQLDVLPEHALRFLPGLTYLDLSFNRLTVISKEVFQNWPLYQKLQNMEEREVTISGPNVVLALHDNAWLCDCRLKGFVEFIRSLSPPIILMNSYLTCSGPDFRAGKFFHEIELQACMKPEVSTPSANISLPQGANVTLRCIAKARPDPSVWWTYGLKIIRGFHESQERADDDTIRSLLVIPSLHAADHGVYTCTAVNFIGNSSVSIFLEVRSGGSSQSSLLPAVPRAGDENVYIDIRIAKQTIRGISIEWFAALERPTETWFTIHFGRADADKKEIIYIGPGINSYSISDLMPATKYEICVTLKNHAPRPEQCIIFVTGSDITEMEQREKLIHIVVIVLAMVLAVPIGMYACTTDTRLACLDGIMESWKNRRRDRGSAGGMERERQGTFDSLQAASDEGLVNKDSSEDRKAEEVVAKM; this is translated from the exons ATGGACATAATTTGTTACCTGCTTGTTATAGTTTTAATAAACATTCAGGCTTGTGAAACTTTTTCTCAGTGTTTACGCGGGTGCAGCTGTGTAGAAGACCGACATGGAAG GTCATTAATATGTATGGAGGAGAGCGCATTTGGGGCTATACCACAGGACCTTCCACATGAGTTGACAAAAATACGAATTGAAAAGTCTCAGTTTACTGAAATACCCAGAGGGGCTTTCTCAAAAACGTTGACGTTGGAGAACTTGTGGTTGAACTTTAATGAAATCACACTGATAAACTCAAAGGGTCTGGAGGGTTTGAGGAACTTAACCGAGCTCCGTTTGCAAGGCAATAAGCTACGTTCAGTACCATGGACAGCATTCGAGGACACGCCGGCTCTCAAGATCCTGGATCTGAAGCACAACCAGCTGGACGTCCTACCGGAGCATGCGTTAAGGTTTTTGCCAGGTCTGACTTACTTAGACTTATCCTTCAATCGTCTTACGGTGATATCGAAGGAGGTCTTCCAAAACTGGCCTCTCTACCAAAAATTACAGAACATGGAGGAGCGGGAGGTGACAATATCTGGGCCGAACGTAGTCCTGGCACTCCACGACAACGCCTGGCTCTGCGATTGTCGCCTAAAGGGATTCGTGGAGTTCATCAGGTCTCTGAGCCCTCCGATTATATTGATGAACTCCTACTTGACCTGCTCAGGGCCGGACTTTAGGGCGGGCAAGTTCTTCCATGAGATAGAGCTACAGGCATGCATGAAACCCGAAGTCAGCACCCCATCAGCCAACATCAGCCTGCCACAGGGCGCCAACGTCACCCTGCGATGTATCGCCAAAGCAAGGCCAGACCCTTCAGTGTGGTGGACATATGGTCTGAAGATAATCAGAGGATTTCATG AATCTCAAGAAAGAGCTGATGATGACACCATCAGATCCCTCCTGGTGATCCCCTCTCTCCATGCAGCTGATCATGGTGTCTACACCTGCACCGCTGTCAACTTCATTGGAAACTCCTCTGTCAGCATCTTTCTAGAGGTGCGGTCTGGAGGAAGCTCCCAGTCTTCACTCCTCCCAGCTGTACCGCGGGCTGGTGATGAAAATGTCTACATCGACATCCGCATCGCCAAGCAAACAATACGGGGTATCTCCATTGAGTGGTTTGCTGCCCTAGAACGTCCCACTGAAACCTGGTTCACGATCCACTTTGGTCGTGCAGATGctgataaaaaagaaataatctaCATCGGACCTGGGATTAATTCTTACTCCATCTCTGACCTGATGCCTGCAACTAAATATGAAATCTGTGTAACCCTCAAGAATCACGCACCACGCCCAGAACAGTGCATCATTTTTGtaacaggaagtgacatcacTGAGATGGAACAGAGGGAGAAGCTGATACATATAGTGGTGATAGTTTTAGCCATGGTGCTGGCAGTGCCTATAGGTATGTATGCATGCACCACTGACACCAGGTTGGCCTGTTTGGACGGTATAATGGAGAGCTGGAAGAACCGAAGGAGAGACAGAGGCTCAGCAGGAGGCATGGAAAGGGAGAGGCAGGGTACCTTCGACAGTCTGCAGGCCGCCAGCGATGAGGGCCTGGTTAATAAAGATTCCAGTGAAGACAGGAAG GCCGAGGAGGTTGTTGCAAAGATGTGA
- the rgra gene encoding retinal G protein coupled receptor a yields MVSSYPLPEGFSEFDVFSLGSCLLVEGLLGFFLNAVTMLAFLKVRELRTPSNFLVFSLAMADIGISMNATIAAFSSFLRYWPYGSDGCQTHGFQGFMTALASIHFVAAVAWDRYHQYCTRTKLQWSSAITLAVFVWLFTAFWSAMPLIGWGEYDYEPLRTCCTLDYSKGDRNYVSYLIPMSIFNMGIQVFVVMSSYQSIAQKFKKTGNPRFNPNTPLKTMLFCWGPYGILAFYAAVENANLVSPKLRMIAPILAKTAPTFNALLYALGNENYRGGIWQLITGEKIDVPQIENKSK; encoded by the exons ATGGTTTCTTCGTACCCTTTACCGGAGGGCTTCTCCGAGTTTGATGTGTTTTCCCTCGGATCTTGTCTGCTTGTGGAGG GTCTGCTGGGCTTCTTTCTAAATGCGGTCACAATGCTTGCTTTCCTCAAAGTGAGAGAACTGAGGACTCCCAGCAATTTCCTAGTATTCAGTTTAGCGATGGCTGATATTGGCATCTCCATGAACGCCACGATCGCCGCTTTCTCCAGCTTTCTGAG GTATTGGCCTTATGGCTCTGATGGATGCCAGACTCATGGTTTCCAGGGCTTCATGACAGCTCTTGCCAGCATCCACTTTGTTGCTGCCGTCGCCTGGGACAGATATCACCAGTACTGTACCA GGACAAAGCTGCAGTGGAGCAGTGCCATCACtctggctgtgtttgtgtggcttTTCACTGCCTTCTGGTCCGCCATGCCCCTCATTGGCTGGGGAGAGTACGACTATGAGCCCCTCAGGACTTGCTGCACACTGGACTACAGCAAGGGAGACAG AAACTACGTGTCCTACTTGATTCCAATGAGCATCTTCAACATGGGCATCCAGGTGTTTGTCGTCATGTCTTCTTACCAGTCCATTGCACAGAAATTCAAGAAGACAGGAAACCCCAGA TTCAACCCCAACACTCCTCTGAAGACTATGCTGTTCTGCTGGGGGCCCTATGGGATCCTGGCTTTCTATGCTGCTGTGGAGAATGCAAACCTCGTCTCACCTAAGCTCAGAATG ATCGCGCCTATCCTGGCTAAGACTGCTCCCACCTTCAATGCCCTCCTGTACGCACTGGGAAATGAGAACTACAGAGGAGGCATTTGGCAGTTAATCACCGGGGAAAAGATTGATGTGCCTCAAATTGAGAACAAGTCCAAATAA
- the lrit2 gene encoding leucine-rich repeat, immunoglobulin-like domain and transmembrane domain-containing protein 2 isoform X1 — protein MDIICYLLVIVLINIQACETFSQCLRGCSCVEDRHGRSLICMEESAFGAIPQDLPHELTKIRIEKSQFTEIPRGAFSKTLTLENLWLNFNEITLINSKGLEGLRNLTELRLQGNKLRSVPWTAFEDTPALKILDLKHNQLDVLPEHALRFLPGLTYLDLSFNRLTVISKEVFQNWPLYQKLQNMEEREVTISGPNVVLALHDNAWLCDCRLKGFVEFIRSLSPPIILMNSYLTCSGPDFRAGKFFHEIELQACMKPEVSTPSANISLPQGANVTLRCIAKARPDPSVWWTYGLKIIRGFHESQERADDDTIRSLLVIPSLHAADHGVYTCTAVNFIGNSSVSIFLEVRSGGSSQSSLLPAVPRAGDENVYIDIRIAKQTIRGISIEWFAALERPTETWFTIHFGRADADKKEIIYIGPGINSYSISDLMPATKYEICVTLKNHAPRPEQCIIFVTGSDITEMEQREKLIHIVVIVLAMVLAVPIGMYACTTDTRLACLDGIMESWKNRRRDRGSAGGMERERQGTFDSLQAASDEGLVNKDSSEDRKVRRRSDDRLNKAKADHSRLTAELY, from the exons ATGGACATAATTTGTTACCTGCTTGTTATAGTTTTAATAAACATTCAGGCTTGTGAAACTTTTTCTCAGTGTTTACGCGGGTGCAGCTGTGTAGAAGACCGACATGGAAG GTCATTAATATGTATGGAGGAGAGCGCATTTGGGGCTATACCACAGGACCTTCCACATGAGTTGACAAAAATACGAATTGAAAAGTCTCAGTTTACTGAAATACCCAGAGGGGCTTTCTCAAAAACGTTGACGTTGGAGAACTTGTGGTTGAACTTTAATGAAATCACACTGATAAACTCAAAGGGTCTGGAGGGTTTGAGGAACTTAACCGAGCTCCGTTTGCAAGGCAATAAGCTACGTTCAGTACCATGGACAGCATTCGAGGACACGCCGGCTCTCAAGATCCTGGATCTGAAGCACAACCAGCTGGACGTCCTACCGGAGCATGCGTTAAGGTTTTTGCCAGGTCTGACTTACTTAGACTTATCCTTCAATCGTCTTACGGTGATATCGAAGGAGGTCTTCCAAAACTGGCCTCTCTACCAAAAATTACAGAACATGGAGGAGCGGGAGGTGACAATATCTGGGCCGAACGTAGTCCTGGCACTCCACGACAACGCCTGGCTCTGCGATTGTCGCCTAAAGGGATTCGTGGAGTTCATCAGGTCTCTGAGCCCTCCGATTATATTGATGAACTCCTACTTGACCTGCTCAGGGCCGGACTTTAGGGCGGGCAAGTTCTTCCATGAGATAGAGCTACAGGCATGCATGAAACCCGAAGTCAGCACCCCATCAGCCAACATCAGCCTGCCACAGGGCGCCAACGTCACCCTGCGATGTATCGCCAAAGCAAGGCCAGACCCTTCAGTGTGGTGGACATATGGTCTGAAGATAATCAGAGGATTTCATG AATCTCAAGAAAGAGCTGATGATGACACCATCAGATCCCTCCTGGTGATCCCCTCTCTCCATGCAGCTGATCATGGTGTCTACACCTGCACCGCTGTCAACTTCATTGGAAACTCCTCTGTCAGCATCTTTCTAGAGGTGCGGTCTGGAGGAAGCTCCCAGTCTTCACTCCTCCCAGCTGTACCGCGGGCTGGTGATGAAAATGTCTACATCGACATCCGCATCGCCAAGCAAACAATACGGGGTATCTCCATTGAGTGGTTTGCTGCCCTAGAACGTCCCACTGAAACCTGGTTCACGATCCACTTTGGTCGTGCAGATGctgataaaaaagaaataatctaCATCGGACCTGGGATTAATTCTTACTCCATCTCTGACCTGATGCCTGCAACTAAATATGAAATCTGTGTAACCCTCAAGAATCACGCACCACGCCCAGAACAGTGCATCATTTTTGtaacaggaagtgacatcacTGAGATGGAACAGAGGGAGAAGCTGATACATATAGTGGTGATAGTTTTAGCCATGGTGCTGGCAGTGCCTATAGGTATGTATGCATGCACCACTGACACCAGGTTGGCCTGTTTGGACGGTATAATGGAGAGCTGGAAGAACCGAAGGAGAGACAGAGGCTCAGCAGGAGGCATGGAAAGGGAGAGGCAGGGTACCTTCGACAGTCTGCAGGCCGCCAGCGATGAGGGCCTGGTTAATAAAGATTCCAGTGAAGACAGGAAGGTGAGGAGGAGGTCAGATGACAGACTGAATAAGGCCAAAGCTGACCACAGCAGACTCACAGCTGAACTATATTAA
- the lrit1a gene encoding leucine-rich repeat, immunoglobulin-like domain and transmembrane domain-containing protein 1a, with the protein MFLVLLLGLYVATGQLFPPVSACPSQCSCFYHNLSDGSKARSVICNDPDISLVPVGFPVDTSKLRIEKTSIQRIPSEAFNYLSNLEFLWMSFNTLSALNPDSFRGLYNLEELRLDGNALTAFPWESLMDMPSLRLLDLHNNQLTSLPAEATTYIKNLTYLDLSSNSLVTLPAEVLSNWLAAKPAQGPDSSKMILGLHDNPWVCDCRLYDLVQFQKSPTLSVAFIDTRLRCSAPESVSGVLFSDAELRRCQLPRIHTAVARVRSAVGNNVLLRCGTIGVPIPDLTWRRADGRALNGTVQQETSKEGITWSILSVPAVSYRDSGKFICKATNYAGNAEAVISLVVSNSPKPEGNQTNNDRKPKIKKPNQMGKAAYQEKLVARYVAPTSAPSSLPALDPGLLPGVGPDPGLSSYSLAEGATPGSATSPNSDALLDLEKTNLSNLAANASSLQQDPDRVVRSVKVVGDTDNTISLNWRAPKAKNTTAFSVLYAVFGERDMRKINVGAGQNRVTIDGLVPRTKYIACVCVKGLIPKKEQCVIFSTDEAASATGTQKLINVIVITVACIIAVPLTVIVCCGALKRRIQKYWGKKSKDIQDSYVTFETLSPGTKAKGLEGEYLNRLNPEESNRLLSARSSLDSEATAKIEGQPNEYFC; encoded by the exons ATGTTCCTCGTCCTGCTGCTGGGGCTCTACGTGGCCACGGGTCAACTTTTTCCCCCAGTGAGCGCCTGCCCTTCGCAGTGCAGCTGCTTTTACCACAACCTGAGTGATGGATCAAAGGCGAG GAGCGTGATTTGCAATGATCCCGATATATCTCTCGTGCCTGTCGGGTTTCCTGTTGACACCTCCAAGCTGCGGATTGAGAAGACATCCATCCAGCGGATACCCAGCGAAGCCTTCAACTACCTCTCCAATTTGGAATTCTTGTGGATGTCTTTTAACACGCTGTCCGCCTTGAACCCGGACAGTTTCCGGGGGCTTTATAACCTGGAAGAGCTTCGGCTGGACGGGAATGCCCTTACCGCCTTTCCTTGGGAATCTCTCATGGATATGCCCAGCCTCAGACTTCTCGATTTGCACAACAACCAGCTCACCTCCCTGCCCGCAGAGGCCACCACTTACATCAAGAACCTCACCTACTTGGATCTGTCCAGCAACAGCCTGGTGACCCTACCTGCAGAAGTGCTGTCCAATTGGCTGGCTGCAAAGCCTGCACAAGGGCCAGACAGCTCCAAGATGATACTCG GTCTCCATGACAACCCCTGGGTGTGTGACTGCCGGCTCTATGACCTGGTGCAGTTCCAGAAGTCTCCGACTCTTTCGGTGGCTTTCATCGACACGAGACTACGATGTTCAGCTCCGGAGAGTGTGTCGGGGGTCCTGTTCAGCGACGCAGAGCTTCGCCGCTGTCAGCTTCCACGTATCCACACAGCTGTGGCACGAGTAAGGAGCGCTGTTGGAAACAATGTGCTGCTCCGGTGTGGGACCATTGGCGTCCCCATCCCAGACTTGACGTGGCGCAGGGCAGACGGACGAGCCCTCAATGGAACAG TCCAGCAGGAAACCTCAAAGGAAGGAATCACCTGGTCAATCCTCAGTGTACCAGCAGTGTCCTACCGTGATTCAGGGAAATTCATCTGCAAGGCCACTAACTACGCAGGGAATGCAGAAGCTGTCATTTCCCTCGTTGTCTCCAACTCGCCAAAACCAGAGGGGAACCAAACCAACAATGACAGGAAGCCCAAAatcaaaaaaccaaaccaaatggGCAAAGCTGCCTACCAGGAGAAACTGGTGGCCAGATATGTGGCTCCAACCTCTGCCCCTTCATCCTTGCCAGCCCTGGATCCTGGCCTTCTGCCTGGTGTTGGGCCTGATCCTGGACTATCCAGTTACAGCCTGGCTGAAGGAGCCACCCCAGGGTCTGCCACCTCCCCCAACTCAGATGCACTGCTGGATCTGGAAAAGACAAATCTAAGTAACTTGGCAGCTAACGCCTCATCGTTACAGCAGGACCCGGACAGAGTGGTCCGCTCAGTAAAAGTTGTAGGGGACACAGACAATACAATTTCTCTAAACTGGAGAGCCCCGAAAgccaaaaacacaacagcatttAGTGTGCTCTATGCTGTGTTTGGAGAGAGGGACATGAGAAAGATCAATGTTGGAGCTGGGCAGAACCGTGTAACCATCGATGGTTTGGTGCCCAGGACCAAGTAcattgcttgtgtgtgtgtgaagggtcTGATCCCCAAGAAGGAGCAGTGTGTCATATTTTCCACTGATGAAGCAGCTAGTGCTACTGGTACCCAGAAGCTGATTAATGTTATTGTGATCACAGTGGCCTGTATCATTGCAGTCCCGCTCACTGTTATTGTATGCTGCGGGGCGCTGAAGAGACGCATTCAGAAGTACTGGGGAAAGAAATCAAAAGACATCCAAGATTCATATGTTACATTTGAAACACTCTCACCCGGCACAAAGGCCAAAGGGCTCGAGGGTGAGTATTTGAACAGACTGAATCCCGAGGAGTCCAACCGGCTGCTGTCAGCCCGCTCCAGCCTGGACTCAGAGGCCACAGCTAAGATAGAGGGACAGCCTAATGAGTACTTCTGCTGA